In a single window of the Branchiostoma floridae strain S238N-H82 chromosome 2, Bfl_VNyyK, whole genome shotgun sequence genome:
- the LOC118405586 gene encoding laminin subunit beta-1-like encodes MFLRIFLLLVPFSGRGRAQDVPGQEVYFPGRPCHEFLCANEVCVSRRVVCNGVSECGDNSDELNCHGTPGNGNTQTSSRCAAHQFLCRDMTQCLYQGYRCDGEADCRDGSDEVNCQIGPTGCLQNQLRCGSGACVPVSYRCDNIADCDDGTDESGCYRPVNPPEPTRAPAPAPTPGTTEGRCNGHSNTVDQRNGHCLNCQHHTMGQRCETCIPGYTGDATLGTPHACTPVIHVCHCHGHSGQCDTSGNCLNCQHNTAGSRCERCAEGYYGDPRYGNPDDCRPLSQGQGPTGQGQTSPGQQVQGQTDQNQPDQGQTGQNQPGQTSQGQAGQGQTGAGQQEELPYIVGEQCRCYNHATRCDPTSFKCLDCQHNTEGFYCHRCQPGFRGNALYGTPHDCQRVPLYSEGASPGTTPAPATTPAPTVRPHCYCHGHSDKCDESGRCLDCLHQTEGKHCSRCQAGYIGDARKGTAADCQLAHPDCSCHGHADFCDVFGRCLNCRDNTMGDQCERCVLGYYGDATRGTPSDCRPCPCPLTVPSNQFSDTCTLDIDGLPTCTRCHPGYLGRDCGTCANGYWGNPRVEGQRCVRQ; translated from the exons atgttCCTGAGGATATTTCTCCTTCTGGTCCCGTTTTCGGGGCGGGGACGGGCGCAGGATGTCCCCGGGCAGGAGGTGTACTTCCCCGGCCGTCCGTGCCACGAGTTCCTGTGCGCTAACGAGGTGTGTGTGTCCAGGAGAGTCGTGTGTAACGGCGTCTCGGAGTGTGGAGACAACTCGGACGAGCTCAACTGTCACG GTACACCTGGCAACGGGAACACCCAGACCT CCTCTCGCTGTGCGGCGCACCAGTTCCTGTGCAGGGACATGACGCAGTGCCTGTACCAGGGCTACAGGTGTGACGGGGAGGCCGACTGTAGGGACGGGTCAGACGAGGTCAACTGTCAGATTG GTCCCACAGGTTGCCTTCAGAACCAGCTGCGGTGCGGGAGCGGCGCATGCGTACCAGTGTCGTACCGCTGCGACAACATAGCGGACTGTGATGACGGTACCGACGAGTCCGGATGCT ATCGCCCCGTCAACCCCCCTGAGCCGACCAGGGCCCCAGCCCCAGCTCCGACCCCAGGTACGACGGAAGGGCGCTGTAACGGTCACTCCAACACTGTCGACCAAAGGAACGGACACTGTTTG AACTGCCAGCACCACACGATGGGACAGCGGTGCGAGACCTGTATCCCAGGGTACACCGGTGACGCGACCCTGGGCACGCCGCACGCCTGCACGCCGGTCATCCACGTCTGTCACTGCCACGGACACTCCGGACAATGCGACACCTCCGGGAACTGTCTG AACTGCCAGCACAACACCGCCGGTTCCCGGTGCGAGCGGTGCGCGGAGGGATATTACGGTGATCCGAGGTACGGTAACCCAGACGACTGCAGGCCCCTCAGTCAGGGTCAGGGGCCAACAGGACAAGGTCAAACATCGCCGGGTCAGCAAGTTCAAGGTCAAACGGATCAAAACCAACCTGACCAAGGTCAAACAGGACAAAATCAGCCCGGTCAAACAAGTCAAGGTCAAGCAGGTCAAGGTCAGACAGGTGCAGGTCAACAGGAGGAGCTGCCGTACATAGTTGGAGAGCAGTGCAGATGCTACAACCACGCCACGAGATGTGACCCGACAAGTTTCAAATGCTTG GACTGCCAGCACAACACGGAGGGTTTCTACTGCCACCGGTGCCAGCCCGGGTTCCGGGGGAACGCTCTGTACGGCACCCCGCACGACTGCCAGAGGGTCCCGCTGTACTCGGAAGGAGCGTCCCCAGGCACCACCCCTGCTCCGGCCACCACCCCAGCCCCCACCGTCCGCCCGCACTGCTACTGTCACGGGCACAGCGACAAGTGCGACGAGTCGGGACGCTGTTTG GACTGCCTGCACCAGACGGAGGGGAAGCACTGCTCGCGGTGCCAGGCCGGGTACATCGGAGACGCGCGGAAGGGCACGGCGGCGGACTGTCAGCTGGCGCATCCCGACTGCTCCTGTCACGGCCACGCCGACTTCTGCGACGTCTTCGGCAGGTGTCTG AACTGTCGTGATAACACAATGGGAGACCAGTGCGAGCGGTGCGTCCTGGGTTACTATGGTGACGCCACGAGAGGCACGCCCTCAGACTGTCGGCCATGTCCCTGTCCGCTAACGGTCCCTTCAAATCA ATTTTCTGACACGTGCACGCTGGACATCGATGGCCTGCCCACCTGCACACGGTGTCATCCGGGGTATCTGGGCCGGGACTGCGGGACGTGTGCAAACGGTTACTGGGGCAACCCGAGAGTGGAGGGGCAGAGATGTGTTCGGCAG